A portion of the Mesobacillus sp. AQ2 genome contains these proteins:
- the miaB gene encoding tRNA (N6-isopentenyl adenosine(37)-C2)-methylthiotransferase MiaB, which yields MNENQRLEGQQVQTENSSDKKSSKDYSKYFETVYTAPSLKDAKKRGKEEVKYHKDFDIPQEFIGMGKGRKFYIRTYGCQMNEHDTEVMAGIFLGLGYEPTDSVEDANVILLNTCAIRENAENKVFGELGHLKHLKREKPDLLLGVCGCMSQEESVVNKILKTYNQVDMIFGTHNIHRLPNILQEAYMSKEMVVEVWSKEGDVIENLPKVRRGNIKAWVNIMYGCDKFCTYCIVPYTRGKERSRRPEDIIQEVRQLAAQGYQEITLLGQNVNAYGKDFSDIKYGLGDLMDEIRKIDIPRIRFTTSHPRDFDDHLIEVLAKGGNLMDHIHLPVQSGSTDVLKIMARKYTREQYLELVRKIKAAIPNATLTTDIIVGYPNETDEQFEETLSLVREVGYESAYTFIYSPREGTPAAKMQDNVPMEVKKERLQRLNALVNEQSAQSMKKYQDQIVEVLVEGESKNNPDVLAGYTSKLKLVNFVAPKSAIGKIVKVKITDAKTWSLNGEMVEENEPVEVK from the coding sequence ATGAACGAAAATCAACGCCTGGAAGGACAGCAAGTACAAACTGAAAATTCTTCGGACAAAAAATCCAGCAAGGATTATAGCAAGTACTTTGAAACAGTATATACTGCTCCTTCTTTGAAGGATGCGAAAAAGCGCGGAAAAGAAGAGGTAAAGTACCATAAGGACTTCGACATCCCACAAGAATTCATCGGGATGGGAAAAGGCCGCAAATTCTATATCCGTACGTATGGGTGCCAGATGAACGAACATGACACTGAGGTCATGGCTGGTATTTTCCTTGGGTTAGGCTATGAGCCTACTGACAGTGTCGAGGATGCAAATGTCATCCTGCTGAATACATGCGCAATCCGGGAAAACGCTGAAAACAAGGTGTTCGGTGAACTTGGTCATTTAAAGCATCTGAAACGTGAAAAACCGGATCTGCTTTTGGGTGTATGCGGCTGTATGTCACAGGAAGAATCTGTCGTCAATAAAATCCTGAAAACCTATAACCAGGTTGATATGATTTTTGGTACGCATAATATCCATCGCCTGCCGAATATTCTCCAGGAAGCATACATGTCCAAAGAGATGGTCGTGGAAGTTTGGTCCAAGGAAGGGGATGTCATTGAAAACCTTCCTAAGGTACGCCGCGGCAATATCAAGGCATGGGTTAACATTATGTATGGCTGCGATAAATTCTGCACATACTGCATCGTTCCTTATACACGGGGCAAAGAGCGAAGCCGCCGTCCGGAAGATATCATCCAGGAAGTACGCCAGCTTGCGGCACAGGGCTATCAGGAAATTACCCTGCTGGGCCAGAATGTAAACGCATATGGAAAAGACTTCTCAGATATTAAATACGGACTGGGAGACCTGATGGATGAAATCCGTAAAATCGATATCCCGAGGATTCGATTCACTACGAGCCATCCACGTGACTTCGATGATCACTTGATAGAAGTCCTGGCAAAAGGCGGAAACCTGATGGACCATATCCATCTTCCTGTGCAATCAGGTTCTACCGATGTATTGAAAATCATGGCCAGGAAGTATACGCGTGAACAATACCTTGAACTTGTACGCAAGATTAAGGCAGCCATTCCGAATGCCACTTTGACAACGGATATCATCGTCGGATATCCGAATGAAACGGATGAACAATTCGAGGAGACATTGTCACTCGTCCGTGAGGTTGGCTATGAATCAGCGTATACCTTCATCTACTCTCCAAGAGAGGGAACTCCAGCAGCGAAAATGCAGGATAATGTTCCTATGGAAGTGAAAAAGGAGCGTCTTCAGCGTCTGAATGCACTTGTGAATGAACAGTCTGCCCAGTCGATGAAGAAGTATCAAGATCAGATTGTTGAGGTACTGGTCGAAGGCGAAAGCAAAAACAATCCGGATGTACTTGCGGGATATACAAGCAAGTTGAAGCTCGTCAATTTCGTAGCTCCTAAGTCGGCAATCGGCAAAATCGTCAAAGTAAAGATCACAGATGCAAAAACATGGTCTTTAAACGGGGAAATGGTAGAAGAAAACGAACCAGTTGAGGTGAAGTAA
- a CDS encoding RicAFT regulatory complex protein RicA family protein, which translates to MAKYNKDDIIERSREIARMIAETEEVDFFKRAEAQIHENEKVRTLISSIKGLQKQAVNFQHYGKTEALKKTEEKIASLEAQLDAIPVVQEFKQSQIDVNDLLQMVATTISNTVTDEIVVSTGGDILRGETGASLQNGASCHTHEH; encoded by the coding sequence TTGGCAAAATACAATAAAGATGACATTATCGAACGTTCAAGAGAAATCGCACGAATGATTGCTGAAACAGAAGAAGTGGACTTTTTTAAGCGTGCTGAAGCACAAATTCATGAGAATGAAAAAGTAAGAACGCTTATTTCTTCTATAAAAGGTCTTCAAAAACAAGCTGTAAACTTCCAGCATTACGGAAAAACAGAAGCTTTGAAAAAGACCGAGGAAAAAATCGCTTCCTTAGAAGCGCAGCTTGACGCAATTCCGGTAGTACAGGAATTCAAGCAATCCCAGATCGATGTAAATGACTTGCTGCAGATGGTCGCAACGACTATTTCTAATACTGTTACAGATGAAATCGTTGTATCAACCGGAGGAGATATCCTCCGCGGCGAAACCGGCGCTTCACTCCAGAACGGAGCAAGCTGCCACACCCACGAACATTAA
- a CDS encoding outer spore coat protein CotE, with amino-acid sequence MGDYREIITKAVVAKGRKFTQSNHTINPAHHPSSILGAWVINHKYKAKKVGKVVEVNGSYEANIWYSFDDNTKTEVVTEKVTYCDVIKLKYRDPDCMDDHDVLVEVLQQPNCIEAVISPNGNKIIVHVEREFLVEVIGETKVCVVTHPGGCDCDEDEWGHGVDDDEFEDLNPDFLLGEEE; translated from the coding sequence ATGGGAGATTACAGAGAGATTATCACGAAAGCCGTCGTAGCGAAAGGACGTAAATTCACACAGTCCAATCATACGATCAACCCAGCGCATCATCCAAGCAGCATTCTTGGCGCTTGGGTCATAAACCATAAGTACAAGGCAAAGAAAGTAGGGAAAGTGGTTGAGGTAAACGGGTCCTACGAAGCCAACATCTGGTACTCCTTTGATGATAATACAAAAACAGAAGTAGTCACGGAGAAAGTAACTTACTGCGATGTCATCAAGCTTAAGTACCGTGATCCAGATTGCATGGATGACCATGATGTGCTCGTTGAAGTCCTTCAGCAGCCTAACTGCATCGAAGCGGTCATTTCGCCAAATGGCAACAAAATCATCGTTCACGTCGAAAGGGAATTCCTGGTCGAAGTCATCGGTGAAACCAAGGTTTGTGTCGTCACTCACCCAGGCGGATGTGACTGTGACGAGGACGAGTGGGGTCACGGAGTCGATGACGATGAATTTGAAGACTTGAACCCAGACTTCCTGCTTGGTGAGGAAGAATAA
- a CDS encoding 4Fe-4S dicluster domain-containing protein, which yields MSLIGNWIESLSYELEISSSCTRKISHMSSCTACIDECPTEAIRVENGEINISKQSCTTCGVCITICPVQAIKGQSPPRRIIQNHILLENGSALPTVTELLYYHKKGIRRVHDPLMCEELKEKVKRTNELLAKMEFEPLSLVNKVELDIGDQLLISRRAFFAKLTSDSKKTVLSSMTPIKWRFNESSFKTSNLFKGWSFYEVKLNQEDCTLCEACFAICPSDVFRLVDDSLKLTDHNCSGCRLCSDICREKSVQIFPKVHKSDEERFPVIKTNCQKCHTPFHSWRAAELCPICSSVEKPNFFL from the coding sequence ATGTCGCTGATTGGCAATTGGATTGAAAGCTTGAGTTATGAATTGGAGATTTCCTCCTCCTGTACAAGAAAAATCAGTCACATGAGTTCCTGTACAGCCTGCATAGACGAATGCCCCACAGAAGCCATACGTGTGGAAAATGGCGAAATAAATATTAGCAAACAATCATGCACGACTTGTGGTGTCTGTATCACGATTTGCCCGGTACAGGCGATTAAAGGACAGTCACCACCAAGGAGAATCATCCAAAATCATATTTTATTGGAGAATGGTTCTGCTTTACCTACTGTCACTGAACTTCTTTATTATCATAAGAAAGGAATACGACGCGTCCATGATCCATTGATGTGCGAGGAGCTAAAGGAGAAAGTCAAGCGGACAAATGAACTGCTCGCGAAAATGGAATTTGAGCCACTATCCCTCGTAAATAAAGTTGAATTAGATATAGGAGATCAGCTCCTGATATCAAGACGTGCCTTTTTTGCCAAGCTTACTTCAGACAGCAAAAAGACCGTTCTTTCTTCTATGACTCCAATCAAATGGCGGTTCAATGAAAGCAGCTTCAAAACCTCGAACCTTTTTAAAGGTTGGTCATTTTATGAGGTAAAGTTGAATCAAGAGGATTGTACATTATGCGAGGCATGTTTTGCGATTTGTCCCTCTGATGTATTCCGCCTTGTTGATGATTCATTGAAACTTACGGATCATAACTGCAGCGGCTGCCGTCTTTGCAGTGACATATGCAGAGAAAAATCAGTGCAAATCTTCCCTAAAGTCCATAAAAGTGATGAAGAGAGATTCCCGGTCATCAAAACTAACTGCCAAAAATGCCATACTCCCTTCCATTCCTGGAGAGCAGCAGAATTATGTCCAATTTGCAGCTCTGTTGAAAAACCGAATTTCTTCTTATAA
- a CDS encoding molecular chaperone TorD family protein, whose protein sequence is MIESIEKRAGTAVVFNIIADLYKPPVLETWKEMEQNHLLKRLELLARDLYGFESSLDGILPDDFEQLCKIHKKAIGSAEEKAVLPIESLYKPWTQDETCTLPFAREKGYLQGDPALHITFLLNELKMEIPMQYKGIPDHISILLELAAYFIEHAPEKFSREFIEDHLDWLSEFEIKLKEKSIHSFYEGITRFLIKVIEAQQKMDN, encoded by the coding sequence ATGATTGAGTCAATCGAAAAGAGAGCCGGAACTGCGGTGGTTTTTAACATTATTGCAGACTTATATAAGCCGCCTGTTTTGGAGACCTGGAAAGAGATGGAGCAAAACCATTTACTGAAAAGGCTAGAGTTACTGGCCAGGGATTTATATGGTTTTGAATCTTCATTAGACGGGATCTTGCCTGATGACTTTGAACAATTATGCAAAATACATAAAAAGGCGATCGGGTCAGCAGAAGAGAAAGCCGTCCTTCCGATAGAGTCGCTATATAAACCGTGGACCCAGGATGAAACTTGTACTCTTCCATTTGCTCGGGAAAAAGGCTACCTGCAAGGTGATCCGGCCCTGCACATTACCTTCCTCTTAAATGAACTGAAAATGGAAATTCCAATGCAGTACAAAGGCATTCCCGATCATATATCCATTCTGCTTGAGCTGGCAGCATACTTCATCGAACATGCTCCTGAAAAATTCAGCAGAGAGTTCATTGAGGATCACCTGGACTGGCTGAGTGAATTTGAAATAAAACTTAAAGAAAAATCGATCCATTCTTTCTATGAAGGGATTACTCGTTTTTTAATAAAAGTTATTGAAGCGCAGCAGAAAATGGATAATTAA
- a CDS encoding molybdopterin-dependent oxidoreductase: protein MLETKLSRRRFIKASAATAALASAGTVGFNEWSKEYVKASANAEIKEIPSTCNACSSKCGMVGHIKNGRLWKLTGHPDHPYSKGKLCARGHGYATVVYSQDRLTQPLKRDGKNNFEPITWEQAYKEIAEKLNKIIKEHGPEAVALTEDPRATGKFYSPRFINALGSANYYTHHVVCSNSRDAGFLHTVGVTATSADISNAKYIMFIGRSYGDGIRPSSVQSLAAARDNGAKIVIVDPRLNNTGNLATEWLAIRPGTDLALVLAMSHVLIKENLHDLDFIKKYTVGFEAYAKELVNYTPQWAEGITGIPAADITRIAIDMGKAKPKALIEQSWRGAFGCNYENSTETGRAVAMFNALLGNYQQKGGSIFGAKPHLGKLDEVKYPNPKEPESPKAGKKEFPLAYQGSGVATIVAKEALEGKMKAAIYYHSNAALGYGNPKVMKEAFSKMDLVVAIDVQMSETAQLAHYVLPEVTYIERDEVIEELSGKVPGIALRQQMVDKVHPKTKPIHEIYTELAKACGVGQYFNFTLDELNEAMLAPTGISYKQLREKGTIMFPAEEITMGEMPKVKTPSGKIEFYSETYKEAGFNPIVEWIEPKVSPADDSFRLITGKQAIHSHTQTANIPILMQITKDYDLERIWINPVRAKALGIKDGDMVEVKSSEATSKIRVKVTERIHPEAIFVPSHYGITSKDLKTGYGVGFGYMEHVPFDFEKWSGAGNIHEVIVKVRKVNG, encoded by the coding sequence ATGCTAGAAACAAAACTATCAAGGCGGCGATTCATAAAAGCTTCTGCCGCGACAGCTGCCCTGGCATCTGCGGGGACTGTTGGCTTTAATGAATGGTCTAAAGAATATGTAAAAGCTAGTGCTAACGCGGAAATTAAAGAAATTCCCAGTACATGCAATGCATGCTCCAGCAAATGCGGAATGGTTGGCCACATCAAGAATGGGCGTTTATGGAAGCTTACCGGGCATCCAGACCATCCATATTCCAAAGGAAAGCTTTGCGCCAGAGGACATGGGTATGCGACGGTTGTTTATTCTCAAGACAGGCTGACCCAGCCGCTGAAACGGGATGGAAAGAATAACTTCGAGCCCATTACCTGGGAGCAGGCTTATAAAGAAATTGCTGAAAAATTAAATAAGATCATCAAAGAGCATGGTCCCGAGGCGGTGGCGCTCACAGAAGACCCAAGAGCTACAGGAAAGTTCTATTCTCCACGATTTATTAATGCGCTGGGCTCGGCCAATTATTATACACATCATGTCGTTTGTTCAAATTCAAGAGATGCGGGTTTTCTTCATACAGTCGGAGTGACTGCTACCAGTGCGGACATCAGCAATGCAAAATATATTATGTTCATTGGCAGAAGCTACGGCGATGGAATCCGTCCGAGTTCGGTCCAGTCTTTGGCAGCTGCACGGGACAATGGAGCAAAGATTGTCATCGTGGATCCGCGATTGAATAACACGGGCAATCTCGCTACTGAGTGGCTGGCCATTCGTCCAGGTACTGACCTTGCCCTCGTGCTGGCAATGTCACATGTTCTTATCAAGGAAAACCTTCATGATTTGGATTTTATTAAAAAGTATACAGTTGGTTTTGAAGCATATGCCAAAGAATTGGTAAACTACACTCCGCAATGGGCAGAGGGTATCACTGGTATTCCTGCTGCGGATATCACCCGTATTGCAATCGATATGGGGAAAGCAAAACCAAAAGCCCTGATTGAACAATCTTGGAGAGGCGCATTTGGCTGCAACTATGAAAATAGCACAGAAACCGGCCGCGCCGTCGCCATGTTCAATGCTTTACTGGGTAATTACCAGCAAAAAGGCGGAAGTATCTTTGGAGCTAAACCCCACCTGGGCAAATTAGATGAGGTGAAATATCCAAACCCGAAAGAACCAGAGTCACCAAAGGCAGGCAAAAAGGAATTCCCTCTTGCTTACCAGGGTAGCGGTGTCGCAACAATCGTTGCGAAAGAAGCACTGGAAGGCAAAATGAAGGCTGCTATTTACTACCATTCAAATGCTGCCCTTGGCTATGGGAATCCAAAAGTGATGAAAGAAGCATTTTCAAAAATGGATTTGGTTGTAGCCATTGATGTCCAAATGTCTGAAACGGCTCAATTAGCCCATTATGTTCTTCCGGAAGTCACCTATATCGAGCGTGATGAGGTCATTGAAGAGTTATCCGGTAAAGTACCGGGAATCGCCTTAAGACAGCAGATGGTTGATAAAGTCCATCCTAAGACAAAGCCGATCCATGAGATTTATACAGAGCTGGCAAAAGCCTGCGGTGTCGGCCAATATTTCAATTTCACGCTGGATGAATTGAACGAAGCAATGCTTGCACCAACAGGTATATCTTATAAGCAGCTGAGGGAAAAAGGCACCATCATGTTCCCTGCTGAGGAAATTACGATGGGTGAAATGCCGAAAGTAAAGACACCATCTGGAAAAATTGAATTCTACAGTGAAACGTATAAAGAAGCCGGTTTTAACCCAATTGTCGAATGGATCGAGCCAAAAGTTAGTCCTGCAGATGATTCTTTCCGGTTAATCACAGGAAAACAGGCAATCCATAGCCATACCCAAACTGCGAATATCCCAATCTTGATGCAGATTACTAAAGATTATGATTTAGAAAGAATCTGGATCAACCCTGTTCGTGCCAAAGCGCTGGGAATAAAGGATGGGGATATGGTTGAAGTGAAATCCAGCGAAGCCACCAGCAAAATCCGTGTTAAAGTAACGGAGAGGATCCATCCGGAAGCAATCTTTGTTCCAAGCCACTATGGGATAACTTCCAAGGATTTAAAGACCGGATACGGTGTGGGCTTTGGCTACATGGAACATGTACCCTTTGATTTTGAAAAATGGAGCGGAGCAGGAAATATCCACGAAGTAATCGTGAAGGTTAGGAAGGTGAATGGCTGA
- a CDS encoding 4Fe-4S dicluster domain-containing protein, with amino-acid sequence MARYGMVIDTRKCVGCYACRVSCQMQNELAVAESFIKFYEKETGVFPNVKNEIIPVQCQHCEDAPCVSVCPTKATYTTEEGIVLVDSEKCIGCKYCMVACHYGARTQNHETGVVEKCRFCSELVAEGKQPACVTTCISNARIFGDLDDPNSEVSKAIVKLNAQPLRPDLGKAKIYYVR; translated from the coding sequence ATGGCACGCTATGGAATGGTGATAGACACAAGAAAATGCGTCGGCTGTTACGCATGCCGGGTGAGCTGCCAGATGCAGAATGAACTTGCGGTCGCAGAGTCCTTTATTAAATTTTACGAAAAAGAAACGGGCGTTTTCCCGAACGTAAAGAACGAAATCATCCCTGTGCAATGTCAGCATTGCGAGGATGCACCATGTGTAAGTGTCTGCCCGACCAAGGCTACCTACACAACAGAAGAAGGCATCGTACTTGTAGACTCAGAAAAATGTATAGGCTGCAAATATTGTATGGTTGCTTGCCATTACGGAGCAAGAACACAGAATCACGAGACGGGAGTAGTGGAAAAATGCCGTTTCTGTTCCGAACTTGTGGCGGAAGGAAAACAGCCGGCCTGTGTCACAACATGCATTAGCAATGCCCGGATTTTCGGTGACCTTGATGATCCGAACAGTGAAGTATCAAAGGCGATTGTAAAATTGAATGCCCAGCCTTTGAGACCGGATTTAGGGAAGGCAAAAATTTATTACGTGAGGTGA
- the nrfD gene encoding NrfD/PsrC family molybdoenzyme membrane anchor subunit, with the protein MVWGTIIAAYLFLAGLSAGAFLTSSYAARKYPDAVAVRFAGRLISPILMGIGLLLLIVDAEAGLKDPLRFIYLFTNFNSVMTIGTYFISFFMMAAAYMAVMELLKKETNKIIEYVGMVFAVATAIYTGFLIGVIGAVPLWNTAILPILFVVSAFSTGIAGTMLAASIMDKKVIHHVMSIKKIHLSLLIAEVFLIFTMFLITSSTNESAAQSVSMLLTGEYSTIFWVGLIAIGLIVPIIIEGLELFNFKKLNTSRAGLEVAAGGTSGIAATLITESAVLTGGFILRYLLLAAAVPVIFL; encoded by the coding sequence ATGGTTTGGGGAACTATTATCGCAGCTTATTTATTCCTTGCCGGGCTGAGTGCAGGGGCGTTCTTAACCTCTTCCTATGCAGCAAGGAAATATCCTGATGCTGTTGCCGTCCGTTTTGCTGGCAGGCTGATCAGTCCAATCCTGATGGGGATAGGTCTACTGCTTCTCATTGTCGATGCAGAGGCAGGATTGAAAGATCCATTGCGCTTCATCTATTTGTTCACGAATTTCAATTCAGTCATGACCATTGGGACTTATTTCATCAGCTTCTTTATGATGGCTGCAGCCTACATGGCCGTGATGGAATTGTTGAAAAAAGAAACAAACAAAATAATCGAATACGTCGGCATGGTTTTTGCTGTTGCAACAGCAATTTATACAGGCTTCCTAATTGGTGTCATTGGTGCTGTACCACTTTGGAACACGGCCATTTTGCCTATCCTGTTTGTTGTATCTGCCTTCTCAACAGGGATTGCCGGGACGATGCTTGCGGCATCGATAATGGATAAAAAAGTCATCCATCATGTGATGTCCATCAAAAAAATTCACCTATCGCTGCTGATTGCTGAAGTCTTCCTGATATTCACAATGTTCTTGATCACATCTTCAACCAATGAATCGGCTGCCCAATCGGTATCCATGCTGCTGACTGGCGAATACAGCACAATTTTTTGGGTCGGCTTGATTGCAATAGGGCTGATTGTGCCAATCATCATCGAAGGTCTGGAGTTATTTAACTTCAAAAAGCTGAACACCAGCCGCGCAGGACTGGAAGTTGCAGCCGGAGGTACAAGCGGGATTGCCGCAACCCTCATAACCGAAAGCGCAGTTCTTACCGGAGGCTTCATCCTTCGTTATCTATTGCTAGCCGCAGCAGTACCTGTCATCTTTTTATAA
- a CDS encoding NUDIX domain-containing protein yields MIIFGKKEADISYKWRPGVYGLIFNERKQIALIRTDDGKYFLPGGGLEDGETHEECLVREGIEETAMILTVGEWIGKAKQYFYSKNDQQHYLSEGDFYLAKIAGQADGPAELDHHLEWIELDEAIEKLFHEHQRWSVRKVLKLAKSHHLHSI; encoded by the coding sequence ATGATAATCTTTGGTAAAAAGGAAGCAGACATCAGTTACAAATGGAGACCAGGAGTTTATGGATTGATTTTTAATGAAAGGAAGCAAATCGCCTTGATCCGGACTGATGATGGGAAGTATTTCCTTCCAGGTGGCGGCTTGGAAGATGGTGAAACTCACGAGGAATGTCTCGTTAGGGAAGGTATAGAAGAAACCGCCATGATTCTTACAGTCGGTGAATGGATTGGCAAAGCGAAGCAATATTTTTATTCGAAAAATGACCAACAACATTATTTGTCCGAAGGAGATTTCTATTTAGCTAAAATTGCGGGACAAGCCGATGGGCCTGCTGAACTAGACCACCACTTGGAATGGATCGAATTGGACGAAGCCATTGAAAAACTATTTCATGAGCACCAGCGCTGGTCTGTCCGAAAAGTTTTGAAGCTGGCTAAGAGTCACCATCTGCATTCTATTTAG
- a CDS encoding GNAT family N-acetyltransferase has protein sequence MLKESQIKIAGMDDGQKVVQFLKRIAQWMKDNDINQWRYLLSGGDDEEILHAVKKMETYIVLNEDEVIATFTISENQSEWDHHIFGEDFARDSLYLHRLAISPELIGTGVGSELLDWIHQNISTDKSFLKLDCVSDNRKLNKFYLDNGFEYLGETDHHSKYQKKL, from the coding sequence TTGCTCAAGGAATCTCAGATAAAAATTGCCGGAATGGATGACGGTCAAAAGGTGGTCCAGTTTTTAAAGCGAATCGCACAGTGGATGAAGGACAATGATATCAATCAGTGGCGATACCTTCTTAGTGGCGGGGATGATGAAGAAATCCTGCATGCGGTAAAGAAGATGGAAACTTATATCGTTTTGAATGAAGATGAAGTGATTGCTACCTTTACTATTTCGGAAAACCAGAGTGAATGGGATCATCATATCTTTGGTGAAGATTTCGCCCGGGATTCACTTTATTTGCACAGATTGGCCATTTCTCCAGAATTGATAGGAACCGGTGTGGGAAGCGAACTATTGGACTGGATTCATCAAAACATATCAACAGACAAATCATTCCTCAAATTAGATTGCGTTTCGGATAACAGGAAATTGAACAAGTTTTATTTAGACAACGGCTTTGAATATTTGGGCGAAACGGACCATCATAGCAAATACCAAAAAAAATTATAA
- a CDS encoding histidine kinase gives MLMQKEYLADIVNHLPEGMIVMDTERKIHYLNEKAIEMTGWKLGEKVPYCTYCQEREVNEDENRCILTADEPIPSFNSHLAVYEGLEEFEMSLKKLIIAEVTYYVLRIRQPVQNENSERARFHELLVRETLLAQEAERKRIARELHDHIGQSVYSIFLGLEVIKQGFSDEKYQHHLFNMMNVMEKTLKNIKQLTKSLRPEIVYDIGLEKSLRQAVKDWRKLYQIEIFLEMELDKKQELDPEKELHLFRVIQESVANAVRHGQATYVSIHLKTYYQYVFFNLYDNGIGFLSEGCKKKGLGLKHMYERCKMLDGDIKWLSKEGGPTRVEGFVSLIKAEGERESELNDHR, from the coding sequence ATGTTGATGCAGAAAGAATATTTGGCAGATATTGTGAATCATTTGCCTGAGGGTATGATTGTAATGGATACAGAGCGGAAGATTCATTACCTTAATGAAAAGGCTATAGAAATGACAGGCTGGAAACTTGGAGAGAAGGTGCCATATTGCACTTATTGCCAGGAACGTGAAGTGAATGAGGATGAGAACCGCTGTATTCTTACGGCTGATGAGCCAATTCCTTCTTTTAACTCCCATCTGGCTGTATATGAAGGACTTGAAGAGTTTGAAATGTCCCTGAAAAAACTGATAATAGCTGAAGTAACCTATTATGTCCTGCGCATCCGACAGCCAGTGCAGAATGAAAACAGCGAACGCGCCAGGTTCCATGAGCTGCTTGTCCGGGAGACGCTGCTTGCCCAAGAAGCAGAACGGAAGAGGATTGCCAGGGAATTGCACGACCATATCGGCCAAAGCGTATATAGTATATTCCTTGGCTTGGAGGTCATAAAGCAGGGATTCAGCGATGAGAAATATCAGCACCATCTTTTCAATATGATGAATGTCATGGAAAAAACGCTTAAAAATATCAAACAGCTGACCAAAAGTCTCCGGCCAGAAATTGTCTACGATATCGGCCTCGAAAAATCACTTCGCCAGGCTGTTAAGGACTGGCGGAAATTATATCAGATAGAAATCTTCCTTGAAATGGAGCTGGATAAAAAACAGGAGCTTGACCCGGAAAAAGAGCTCCATCTATTCAGGGTCATCCAGGAAAGTGTTGCCAATGCGGTTCGCCACGGTCAAGCAACCTATGTCTCCATTCATTTAAAAACCTATTATCAATATGTCTTTTTCAATTTATACGATAACGGAATCGGATTCTTATCAGAAGGCTGTAAAAAGAAAGGACTTGGCTTAAAGCATATGTATGAGCGCTGTAAAATGCTTGATGGAGATATCAAGTGGCTTAGCAAAGAGGGCGGGCCGACAAGGGTGGAAGGATTTGTATCTTTGATCAAAGCGGAGGGAGAGAGGGAAAGTGAACTTAATGATCATCGATGA
- a CDS encoding response regulator transcription factor, whose translation MIIDDHEIVRDGLSMLLQQSFCIDGRICACDGYEAVKAAENFPADLVLLDLSMPGGLDGMSTLERLRKLLPEAKIVIFSMHDDIVYQKKAYEAGADGFLIKQLKRDDLIQSLDQILANQKVFDTYVWEDSSEGDHFNLVDLPITKREKEVFVLTVKGYSQKDIAERLDISVKTVENHRQKIGEKLGTHKRYEWVETARKYNVFYS comes from the coding sequence ATGATCATCGATGACCATGAGATTGTCAGGGATGGATTGAGCATGCTTCTTCAACAATCATTTTGCATTGATGGAAGGATCTGTGCCTGTGATGGTTATGAAGCTGTAAAAGCTGCGGAGAATTTTCCGGCAGACCTCGTCCTGCTGGACCTTTCGATGCCCGGCGGGTTGGATGGTATGTCAACTCTGGAAAGATTGAGGAAATTGCTGCCGGAGGCCAAGATTGTCATCTTTTCAATGCACGATGATATAGTCTACCAGAAAAAAGCTTATGAGGCAGGAGCTGACGGCTTTTTAATCAAACAGTTGAAGCGGGATGATCTCATCCAATCCCTTGATCAGATTTTGGCAAATCAAAAGGTGTTCGATACATATGTTTGGGAAGATAGTTCAGAAGGGGATCATTTTAATCTGGTCGACCTCCCGATAACAAAACGCGAAAAAGAGGTTTTCGTACTGACTGTTAAAGGATACTCGCAAAAAGATATAGCAGAAAGGCTTGACATTTCCGTCAAAACTGTTGAAAATCACAGACAGAAAATCGGTGAGAAGCTCGGTACCCACAAGCGTTATGAATGGGTTGAAACTGCAAGGAAATACAATGTATTTTACTCTTAA